From Thermodesulforhabdus norvegica, the proteins below share one genomic window:
- the holB gene encoding DNA polymerase III subunit delta', which yields MNLKFESVWWQARAERLLTGFIKRGRIPHAVVLAGRPGIGKRLLAEAFAAALMCRGPEVEFTGMACGGCSSCRRLLSGMNPDLMVLRPEGQAIKIDRVREIASELSFAPLASKRRVILLEDAERLGDEAANALLKSLEEPPAHNVFILLASNVYALLPTLRSRCFTITLQPVPYDELIRTARQLKDLTPEEAGLCAFLAQGSRANLEKWLDGDHRKKWNRIDEWVKKLGRVPLRYFFKEVRELVESENSLEETLQLLKLWLILFIREAIRSKKALKEGWFDAFDFVEEGEQALKVNVNKLMLMEEVGLVLREAVYEAYSRCEVS from the coding sequence ATGAATCTGAAATTTGAAAGTGTGTGGTGGCAGGCCAGAGCGGAGAGGTTGCTAACGGGTTTCATCAAACGGGGCAGGATTCCCCATGCCGTTGTCCTTGCCGGACGACCCGGCATAGGAAAACGCCTGCTCGCGGAAGCCTTCGCTGCCGCTCTTATGTGCAGAGGTCCCGAAGTTGAGTTTACGGGCATGGCCTGCGGAGGGTGTTCTTCCTGCCGCAGACTTCTGTCGGGCATGAATCCCGACCTGATGGTCCTTCGTCCGGAAGGACAGGCTATAAAGATCGATCGGGTCAGAGAGATTGCCTCAGAACTTTCCTTTGCCCCTCTTGCCTCAAAACGCAGGGTAATACTTCTGGAGGATGCCGAGAGGCTGGGTGACGAAGCGGCCAATGCACTGCTTAAATCGCTCGAAGAACCCCCGGCTCACAATGTTTTTATTCTGCTCGCCTCCAACGTTTATGCCTTGCTTCCTACTTTGCGTTCTCGATGTTTCACTATCACGCTTCAGCCCGTGCCTTATGATGAGTTGATCAGAACCGCACGGCAATTAAAGGATCTGACACCGGAAGAAGCCGGTCTCTGCGCATTCCTTGCTCAGGGCAGCAGGGCAAACCTGGAAAAGTGGCTTGACGGTGATCATAGAAAGAAGTGGAACAGGATAGACGAGTGGGTGAAGAAGCTGGGCCGTGTGCCCTTAAGATATTTTTTCAAAGAAGTACGAGAACTCGTGGAATCTGAAAATTCGCTTGAAGAAACCCTTCAGCTCTTAAAACTCTGGTTGATTCTCTTTATAAGAGAAGCGATTCGTAGTAAGAAGGCTCTGAAAGAGGGCTGGTTTGATGCCTTTGACTTCGTTGAGGAAGGGGAACAGGCCCTTAAGGTAAATGTCAATAAGCTGATGCTGATGGAGGAAGTGGGGCTTGTTCTGAGGGAAGCTGTTTATGAAGCGTATAGTAGGTGTGAGGTTTCGTGA
- a CDS encoding 3'-5' exoribonuclease YhaM family protein — protein sequence MVRLKDELRRVFYGKLSCRYYRALWDAFLLDKELQKGFVKAPGAVKIHHSYLGGLLQHTVGVLRLVDAMCDIYRELNRDLILTGALLHDIGKIREYSYDLELGVTDEGRLLGHIVIGLQIFDSLLKKVGSIPEEKSLLLRHLIASHHGQLEFGSPKVPMTREALVLHFADNIDARLNELNRLYDETEKQTLWTPYQQRYGTQFYIGPDSEVLTGAFRENNTGSDKSAQLSLDEILKQRTGGI from the coding sequence ATGGTGAGGTTAAAGGACGAACTGAGGCGAGTATTCTATGGAAAACTCAGTTGCCGGTACTACAGAGCCCTCTGGGATGCCTTTCTGCTGGACAAAGAGTTGCAAAAGGGGTTTGTGAAAGCACCCGGGGCGGTGAAGATCCATCATTCCTATCTCGGCGGCCTTCTCCAGCATACTGTTGGAGTTCTCAGGCTGGTTGACGCCATGTGCGATATCTATCGTGAGCTTAATCGAGATCTAATACTAACAGGAGCGCTTCTTCACGATATAGGCAAGATCAGGGAATATTCTTACGATCTGGAACTGGGTGTGACCGACGAAGGACGGCTCCTGGGGCATATTGTAATAGGGCTGCAGATCTTTGATAGCCTGTTGAAGAAGGTCGGCTCGATTCCGGAAGAAAAAAGTCTCCTGTTGAGGCATCTCATAGCAAGCCACCACGGTCAGCTTGAATTCGGATCCCCTAAGGTCCCCATGACCAGAGAGGCACTGGTGCTTCATTTTGCAGATAACATTGATGCCCGCTTAAACGAATTAAATCGTCTTTACGACGAAACGGAAAAACAAACACTGTGGACGCCTTATCAGCAAAGATACGGTACTCAGTTTTACATTGGCCCTGACTCGGAGGTGTTGACGGGGGCCTTTCGGGAAAACAATACAGGCAGTGATAAATCCGCTCAGCTTTCTCTCGATGAGATACTCAAACAGCGAACCGGCGGGATTTAA
- the tmk gene encoding dTMP kinase — MFQKKVLCFEGIDGSGKTTLVRILSERISCPVLVIADPGGSELGNRIRRILSDSGSTAHPWVDALLFLAGRVENIHRMILPALQQEKCVLLDRFFDSTFAYQGYGQGLNLQALKKVSDAVLEGFRPDLTFILDCPVEVAAKRIEDRPEVLSRWERLGRSFMERVRQGYLEIAGSDPDRYVVLDATADPETLCRRVLDICERLRGSS; from the coding sequence ATGTTCCAGAAGAAAGTTCTCTGTTTCGAAGGAATAGACGGCTCAGGAAAGACCACTCTTGTTCGTATCCTTTCCGAAAGAATATCGTGTCCCGTTTTGGTTATCGCAGATCCCGGCGGTTCCGAACTGGGGAACCGGATAAGGCGGATCCTTTCGGATTCAGGAAGCACTGCCCACCCCTGGGTTGATGCACTTCTTTTTCTGGCAGGGCGGGTTGAAAACATACACAGAATGATTCTTCCTGCGCTGCAGCAAGAGAAATGCGTACTCCTGGACCGCTTTTTTGACTCAACCTTTGCCTATCAGGGATATGGCCAGGGCCTTAACCTTCAGGCCCTGAAGAAAGTTTCGGATGCCGTGTTGGAGGGATTTAGGCCGGACCTGACTTTTATACTGGATTGCCCCGTGGAGGTTGCGGCAAAACGGATTGAAGATAGACCGGAAGTTTTAAGCAGATGGGAGCGGCTGGGAAGGTCCTTTATGGAGCGGGTGAGACAGGGTTATCTTGAAATAGCCGGGTCCGATCCGGACAGATATGTTGTGCTTGACGCCACGGCGGATCCAGAAACCCTCTGTCGAAGGGTGCTTGACATTTGCGAGAGGCTACGGGGAAGTTCGTGA
- a CDS encoding aminotransferase class IV, protein MNGRDLIVWWNGRFEHVNAVRISPLDRGLQYGDGLFETVRVEKGRALFLEEHLNRLAKSLEELRINPNLPELRTFLDAYETAHIVHDLIRRNGLEDRICRLKIIVTRGVADGLGLPEATAPTVIMMVFPYNPPNPEEYEVGWKAITLRHIFTPFCARYKTLNYLVFLMAREEARRRGAQEALLVDREEHLAEGAASSLLAFKDGFWIEPVTSWKLPGVTIAKVIEFLKEMGEKVSKMRFSVEDLRKCDTLWITNSMIGVMPLSSVDDRKLPDLKAGLAEVVRNRLFS, encoded by the coding sequence ATGAACGGACGAGACCTGATTGTATGGTGGAACGGAAGATTTGAACATGTAAATGCGGTGCGGATAAGTCCGCTGGACCGTGGCCTCCAGTACGGTGATGGATTGTTCGAGACAGTGAGAGTAGAAAAGGGTAGAGCTCTTTTTCTGGAAGAGCATCTGAATCGGCTGGCAAAAAGCCTTGAGGAGTTGAGAATCAACCCTAATTTACCGGAACTCCGTACTTTCCTTGATGCATACGAGACGGCCCATATCGTTCACGACTTGATCAGGAGAAACGGGCTGGAAGACAGGATCTGCCGGCTTAAAATTATCGTCACCAGAGGCGTTGCAGACGGACTAGGCCTTCCCGAAGCGACTGCGCCCACTGTCATAATGATGGTCTTTCCCTACAACCCGCCTAATCCTGAAGAGTACGAAGTGGGGTGGAAGGCCATTACATTGCGCCATATTTTCACTCCCTTCTGTGCTCGTTATAAGACGCTGAATTATCTGGTTTTTCTCATGGCGAGAGAGGAAGCCAGAAGAAGAGGGGCTCAAGAAGCCCTGCTGGTTGACAGGGAGGAGCATCTTGCAGAGGGTGCCGCATCAAGTCTTCTTGCGTTCAAGGACGGTTTCTGGATAGAGCCGGTGACTTCCTGGAAGCTTCCGGGTGTAACGATAGCCAAGGTGATTGAATTTTTGAAGGAAATGGGAGAAAAAGTAAGTAAAATGCGGTTCTCCGTTGAGGACCTCCGAAAGTGTGATACCCTCTGGATTACAAACTCCATGATCGGGGTGATGCCCCTGAGCAGTGTGGACGACAGAAAGTTGCCCGACCTTAAAGCGGGCCTTGCAGAGGTTGTTCGAAACAGGTTGTTTTCCTGA
- a CDS encoding anthranilate synthase component I family protein, with protein sequence MITFPFRNLWKLKDLRLVASSASDEDFIAYARSISRKPFSVVLLSGGDHDAANFSIACWKPAVAFWGKGSSAVIEIAGRKGITQGSCLTLFEKLLNGFEVDYSLERYLPFMGGAVGFLTYEVKNYIERLPQTAQDDLKLPDIWAVWPAEILLHDRKVGTIYYLQLRLDSLKDASGDLPSAIPPVNSGVVIGDLVSNFSRNGYIRAVKRIINYIRDGHVYQVNLSQRFSAPIFCEPFELWVSLYRRNPAPFYAFINGGDFFVLCTSMERFLYLRDGIIETRPIKGTRPRGSTPEEDEANREDLAYHPKDDAELSMIVDLLRNDLGKVCKIGTVSVDEHKRIEAYQNVFHLISIVRGRLKEGVTYGDIIRATFPGGSITGCPKIRSMEIIDELEPNVRHVYTGSIGYWGFHGNMDLNIAIRTMIIRNSRAYLSVGGGIVFDSDPVLEYEETLHKGRTFFEVLKDMAKARAE encoded by the coding sequence ATGATTACTTTTCCTTTCCGCAATCTCTGGAAACTTAAGGACCTCCGTTTGGTAGCCTCCAGTGCCTCTGACGAAGATTTTATTGCTTATGCGAGATCTATTTCCCGCAAGCCCTTTTCAGTGGTCCTGCTCAGTGGCGGTGATCATGATGCGGCCAACTTTTCAATAGCCTGCTGGAAGCCTGCAGTGGCTTTCTGGGGTAAAGGATCGTCGGCGGTTATAGAAATCGCCGGTCGAAAAGGGATAACTCAAGGCAGTTGCCTGACGCTTTTTGAGAAACTGCTTAACGGGTTTGAGGTCGATTACAGCCTGGAACGGTATCTTCCTTTTATGGGCGGGGCTGTAGGATTCCTTACCTACGAGGTCAAAAACTACATCGAACGATTGCCTCAGACTGCACAGGACGACCTCAAACTTCCGGACATATGGGCCGTGTGGCCAGCCGAGATTCTCCTCCACGACAGAAAAGTTGGCACTATCTATTACTTACAGTTACGGCTCGATTCCCTGAAAGATGCCTCAGGAGATCTGCCTTCGGCCATCCCTCCCGTTAATTCTGGTGTTGTAATTGGAGATCTGGTTTCCAACTTCAGCAGAAATGGGTATATCAGGGCGGTTAAGCGGATAATCAATTACATAAGGGACGGTCATGTATATCAGGTGAACCTTTCTCAGCGGTTCTCGGCTCCTATATTTTGCGAGCCCTTTGAACTCTGGGTCAGTCTCTATCGGCGCAATCCCGCCCCCTTTTATGCTTTCATCAACGGTGGAGATTTCTTTGTTCTTTGTACCTCCATGGAGCGTTTTCTTTATTTGCGTGACGGCATTATCGAAACCCGCCCTATTAAGGGTACTCGTCCCAGAGGTTCTACGCCCGAAGAAGATGAAGCCAACCGGGAGGATCTGGCTTACCACCCTAAAGATGATGCCGAACTGTCCATGATAGTGGATCTTTTAAGAAATGATCTAGGTAAGGTGTGCAAAATAGGCACGGTATCGGTCGACGAACATAAGCGAATAGAGGCTTATCAGAATGTTTTTCACCTGATCTCGATCGTACGGGGCAGACTTAAGGAAGGCGTCACCTATGGTGACATTATCAGGGCTACCTTCCCCGGCGGATCGATCACGGGATGTCCGAAAATTCGTTCCATGGAGATAATAGACGAGCTTGAGCCTAACGTAAGGCATGTGTACACGGGATCCATAGGTTATTGGGGATTTCACGGAAATATGGATCTGAACATAGCCATCAGGACCATGATAATAAGGAATTCCAGAGCATATCTTTCCGTCGGTGGGGGAATTGTTTTCGATTCGGATCCGGTGCTGGAATACGAAGAAACGCTCCACAAGGGGCGGACTTTTTTTGAAGTTCTTAAGGATATGGCAAAGGCCAGGGCAGAATGA